A portion of the Juglans microcarpa x Juglans regia isolate MS1-56 chromosome 1D, Jm3101_v1.0, whole genome shotgun sequence genome contains these proteins:
- the LOC121234825 gene encoding translocase of chloroplast 159, chloroplastic, with protein sequence MDSKAYVPLFTTKADPRKCALSSSSSASTGTLPIRAPPTIDSDSESIGDKTSSTSSSGDGDYNGCESYEAFLIGEEFEMASERPWVADPDEEAIDSESFELSRPFVADPDRKSLGNSIENGDESGNLVREYGPVVEPILVDNLNLNRVMPKAQLSVDDDEEEEMVSADGEDSEFSGTVRVPGIDVLGKIGGAPTVKALGVDEDELVEWRDSLIVKQYEPAISIKVVEAGVSDESVEAQFGILGAREERALKESGEDSVLAEVIEDMGPDVVEMSNVESLIANGEYVLEESQKLNEDVVHSGEEKGVDKEGIELGMNEGQRETVEYSENGAVTMKSSTQREPLADADEANEAREETFIMVNETDAVSSDTEECIDLDLFDGNGSLTRLEKQSSVTNGFVSREVETVIGAYKNLESKMGSGIDLGVGSSDFITCTQVELSDAPKGNEYSDSHSAGSMTMSSSVANNVKRHKKDEANFDACTIQGAAEGNEGSLSVEDPQGLILGSYETFKSLMHECEKRQNSSFLFDAEGSRDHSQRVGGQIGIDSDKEVDGDGDGECKQLFDYAELEAFLKAVTVANSEERPTGLGSSFHSMRPSSRLNRPNFFYSDLRSRDDFEDNLSEKEMKKTEKIQLIRVKFLRLVQRLGISLEDSRVSRVLYRLALDTRKHSSQISSLESAAKRLAMQLEAEGKDDLDFSLNIVVMGKCGVGKSATINSIFDEEKAIIGAFEPATTTVKEIVGTIDGVRIRLLDTPGLRSSSREQSINLKILASIKKFSRKFPPDIVLYVDRLDTSQIGDLIDFPLLKSITLSLGSSIWLNAVVTLTHAASAPSDGQSGLPLDYDKFVSEQFNAIQQSINQAVGDLGPMNPGRIHPVCLVENHPSCQENSFGQRVLPNGLIWRPHLLLMFYSIKILSEANPISIPSPTDLLASLLQLYAHPKLSGNLGGDEMYSDIKLANLLDSKEENEYDQIPPFMPLRKSQVAELSKKQRKAYLEEYEYRVKLFQKEQLKRSREIKKKRRDGGKNYAVGHDHSTFGLSLVQAAGDMSLKANLRSEFSIGRSSKMAIHVDLNEKRRGQITVRTSSSEQLQIVLFSILPTIAGFIFRRICPRFDLKNSEDV encoded by the coding sequence ATGGACTCAAAGGCTTATGTCCCTCTTTTCACAACAAAAGCGGACCCACGTAAGTGCGCGCTTTCCAGTTCATCGTCCGCGTCGACAGGTACTCTCCCTATCCGAGCTCCTCCTACaattgattctgattctgaatctATTGGTGACAAAACTTCCAGTACCAGTAGTAGTGGTGATGGTGATTACAATGGGTGTGAGTCGTATGAAGCCTTTCTGATTGGGGAGGAGTTCGAGATGGCGTCGGAGAGGCCGTGGGTGGCGGACCCAGATGAGGAAGCCATAGACAGTGAAAGTTTCGAACTTTCCAGACCTTTTGTGGCAGACCCAGATAGGAAAAGCTTGGGGAATTCTATTGAAAATGGGGACGAGAGCGGTAATCTTGTGCGTGAATATGGCCCTGTTGTTGAACCGATTTTGGTGGACAATCTGAACTTGAACCGGGTCATGCCCAAAGCCCAGTTGTCTGTGGACGATGACGAGGAGGAGGAAATGGTGAGTGCAGATGGTGAAGATAGTGAGTTTTCAGGTACAGTGAGGGTTCCGGGTATTGATGTGTTGGGGAAGATTGGTGGTGCTCCTACTGTCAAGGCATTAGGTGTTGACGAGGATGAGTTAGTGGAGTGGAGGGATTCTTTAATTGTTAAACAATATGAGCCTGCAATAAGCATCAAGGTTGTGGAAGCTGGGGTGTCAGATGAATCTGTTGAAGCCCAATTTGGGATTTTGGGTGCGAGAGAAGAGAGGGCATTGAAGGAGTCTGGTGAGGATTCTGTATTGGCCGAGGTGATTGAAGACATGGGTCCTGATGTTGTCGAGATGTCTAATGTTGAGTCTTTGATAGCAAATGGGGAGTATGTATTGGAGGAAAGTCAGAAGCTCAATGAGGATGTTGTGCATTCTGGTGAAGAAAAAGGAGTAGACAAGGAAGGGATTGAATTGGGAATGAATGAAGGGCAGCGAGAGACCGTGGAATATAGTGAGAATGGTGCTGTAACCATGAAATCGTCAACCCAAAGAGAACCATTGGCAGATGCTGATGAGGCCAATGAAGCGAGGGAAGAAACTTTTATTATGGTTAATGAAACTGATGCTGTTAGTTCAGATACTGAAGAATGTATTGATTTGGATTTAtttgatggaaatggtagtctCACTCGGCTCGAGAAGCAGAGTTCTGTGACAAATGGTTTTGTTTCAAGGGAAGTGGAGACAGTAATTGGAGCCTATAAGAATCTAGAAAGCAAAATGGGGTCAGGTATTGATTTGGGAGTTGGATCCAGTGATTTCATAACTTGTACCCAAGTTGAACTTAGCGATGCACCCAAGGGAAATGAGTACAGTGATTCTCATTCCGCCGGATCCATGACAATGAGTTCCAGTGTGGCCAATAATGTAAAACGGCATAAAAAAGATGAAGCAAATTTTGATGCATGCACAATACAAGGAGCAGCAGAAGGGAATGAAGGTTCACTGTCTGTCGAAGATCCTCAAGGTTTGATTTTGGGAAGCTATGAAACATTCAAGAGTTTGATGCATGAATGTGAGAAGAGGCAAAATTCTTCGTTTCTTTTTGATGCAGAGGGTTCTCGGGATCATTCACAGAGAGTTGGTGGGCAGATTGGCATTGACTCAGACAAGGAGGTGGACGGAGATGGGGATGGTGAATGCAAGCAATTATTTGATTATGCTGAATTAGAGGCTTTTCTGAAAGCAGTAACTGTTGCTAACTCAGAGGAGCGTCCCACTGGTTTAGGTTCCTCATTCCATTCTATGAGACCTTCGTCAAGATTGAATcgcccaaattttttttattcagacCTTAGATCCAGAGATGATTTTGAGGACAACCtaagtgaaaaagaaatgaagaagacaGAGAAAATACAACTCATAAGAGTGAAGTTCTTGAGGCTAGTACAGAGGCTTGGCATTTCTCTTGAAGATTCCCGAGTTTCAAGAGTGCTATACAGGTTGGCCCTGGATACAAGGAAGCACTCCAGTCAAATATCTAGCCTCGAATCAGCAGCAAAGAGGCTGGCTATGCAACTTGAAGCAGAGGGTAAAGATGATTTAGACTTCTCGTTAAATATTGTGGTTATGGGCAAATGTGGTGTGGGGAAGAGTGCAACCATTAATTCCATCTTTGATGAGGAAAAGGCTATAATTGGTGCATTTGAGCCTGCCACAACAACTGTGAAAGAGATAGTCGGAACAATAGATGGTGTCAGGATAAGATTGCTTGACACACCAGGTCTTAGGTCTTCTTCAAGGGAACAAtctatcaatttaaaaatattagcaTCGATCAAGAAATTTTCGAGGAAATTCCCTCCAGACATTGTCCTCTATGTTGATCGTTTGGACACCAGCCAGATTGGAGATCTTATTGATTTTCCTTTGTTGAAGTCAATTACTCTTTCTCTTGGTTCATCAATATGGCTAAATGCTGTTGTCACTCTGACTCACGCTGCTTCTGCTCCCTCAGATGGACAATCTGGGTTGCCCCTAGACTATGATAAATTTGTTTCTGAACAATTCAATGCTATTCAGCAGTCCATCAATCAGGCAGTTGGTGATCTGGGTCCAATGAATCCAGGTCGCATACATCCCGTATGCCTAGTTGAGAACCATCCATCGTGTCAAGAGAACAGTTTTGGACAACGTGTGCTTCCCAATGGACTTATTTGGAGACCCCATTTATTATTAATGTTCTACTCGATAAAGATCTTATCTGAAGCAAATCCTATATCAATCCCATCTCCAACAGACTTGTTGGCTTCCCTTCTGCAGCTATATGCTCATCCAAAACTTTCTGGTAATCTAGGAGGGGACGAAATGTACTCAGATATCAAGTTGGCGAATTTATTGGACTCCAAGGAAGAAAATGAGTATGACCAGATTCCACCATTCATGCCTCTGAGGAAATCTCAGGTTGCTGAGCTCagcaagaaacaaagaaaagctTACTTGGAGGAGTATGAGTATCGGGTAAAACTCTTTCAAAAGGAGCAGTTGAAAAGGTCGAGGGAGATAAAGAAGAAACGCAGAGATGGTGGCAAAAATTACGCTGTAGGGCATGACCACTCCACATTTGGTCTTTCTCTGGTGCAAGCGGCGGGTGACATGTCTCTCAAGGCCAATCTACGGTCTGAATTCTCAATCGGACGGAGTTCTAAAATGGCTATTCATGTTGATTTGAATGAAAAACGAAGGGGGCAGATCACTGTCAGGACAAGCAGCTCCGAGCAACTCCAAATTGTACTCTTTAGCATCCTTCCGACGATTGCAGGCTTCATCTTTAGGCGCATCTGTCCTAggtttgatttgaaaaattcaGAGGATGTCTAG
- the LOC121236541 gene encoding isoleucine--tRNA ligase, chloroplastic/mitochondrial yields the protein MNEANMSLFKSFATNSSALKHGEATMALMQTSPYMVLSRRTCTSFRKTTSVGLSNFRGSTSVKVLSLLNVTRCHTYLCGEFCSSSKRRSRGPVMAAKKTSEGAKQEDGKYKHTVDLPKTTFGMRANSLVREPEIQKMWVDRQVYKRIVDRNNGEKFILHDGPPYANGDLHMGHALNKILKDIINRYKLLQNYKAHYVPGWDCHGLPIELKVLQSLDQDARKDLTPLKLRAKAAKFAKQTVQKQMASFKRFGVWADWNDPYLTLDPEYEAAQIEVFGQMAIHGYIYRGRKPVHWSPSSRTALAEAELEYPEGHVSRSLYAIFRLVDAPLTSSGLLKEFFPNLCLAIWTTTPWTIPANAAVAVNAKLQYAIVELQSRSEDVSLSAGNKKQRLGSLLKESKKPFLIVASDLVLPLEAKWGMKLVIKKTLLGSDLENCRYIHPIDNRECPVVVGGDYITTEAGTGLVHTAPGHGQEDYVTGLKYGLPVLSPVDDDGKFTEEAGRFSGLDVLGDGNVAVAKYLDERLSIIMEESYEHKYPYDWRTKKPTIFRATEQWFASVEGFRQAAMSAIGDVKWIPPQSENRISAMTSSRSDWCISRQRTWGVPIPVFYHMQSKEPLMNEETINHIKTIIAQKGSDAWWYMKVEDLLPEKYREKASDYEKGTDTMDVWFDSGSSWAAALGKKDGLRFPADLYLEGTDQHRGWFQSSLLTSVATKGRAPYTSVITHGFVLDEKGLKMSKSLGNVVDPHTVIEGGKNPKEAPSYGADVLRLWVSSVDYTGDAMIGPQVLRQMSDIYRKLRGTLRYLLANLHDWRADYAVSYHNLPIIDQHALFQLENFQMNIRESYEKYQFFKIFQIMQRFVIVDLSNFYFDVAKDRLYVGGTASFTRRSCQTVLAAHLLSIVRVLAPILPHLAEDVWQNLPFQYTMEDGSVAEFVFESRWPTPNETWLAFPAKEIDFWAKVLELRTEVNRVLEVARTEKLIGSSLDAKVYLQASDASLASRLCEMCAAKDDADTLQRIFITSQAEVLPSLEDELISHIPFKGECLIQGQIKVWIGVSRAEGSKCERCWNFSPQVGSFLEHPTLCSRCYNVVGVQPLSAVAVTS from the exons ATGAACGAAGCCAACATGTCCCTGTTCAAATCCTTCGCCACAAACTCCTCTGCACTGAAACACGGGGAAGCCACCATGGCTTTGATGCAAACCTCTCCGTATATG GTTTTATCACGAAGAACTTGCACATCTTTTAGGAAAACCACTTCTGTTGGCTTATCTAATTTCAGAGGAAGCACTTCGGTCAAAGTCTTGTCTCTCTTAAACGTTACACGTTGTCATACTTATTTATGTGGTGAATTCTGTTCTTCCTCGAAGAGAAGGTCTCGAGGACCGGTTATGGCAGCAAAGAAAACATCTGAAG GGGCAAAACAGGAAGACGGAAAATACAAACACACAGTTGATCTTCCGAAGACAACATTTGGCATGAGAGCAAATTCGCTGGTCAGGGAGCCTGAAATTCAGAAAATGTGGGTTGACAGGCAGGTGTACAAGAGAATTGTGGATAGAAATAATGGG GAAAAATTTATTCTGCATGATGGTCCTCCATATGCAAATGGCGATCTTCACATGGGGCATGCTCTAAATAAGATTTTGAAAGATATAATCAACCGTTACAAG CTCCTTCAAAACTACAAAGCTCATTATGTGCCTGGCTGGGATTGTCATGGGCTACCTATTGAGTTGAAAG TTCTACAGTCACTGGATCAAGATGCCAGAAAAGACCTCACACCATTAAAGTTGAGAGCAAAGGCCGCCAAATTTGCCAAACAAACCGTTCAAAAACAGATGGCATCATTCAAG CGGTTTGGAGTATGGGCAGACTGGAATGATCCCTATCTAACTCTTGATCCAGAATATGAAGCTGCCCAG ATTGAAGTGTTTGGCCAGATGGCCATTCATGGGTATATCTACAGAGGCAGGAAACCAGTTCACTGGAGCCCCTCGTCACGAACGGCTCTTGCAGAGGCGGAGTTGGAG TATCCTGAAGGGCATGTTTCAAGAAGCTTATATGCCATTTTCAGATTAGTGGATGCACCTCTAACTTCAAGTGGCTTATTAAAAGAGTTTTTCCCCAATTTGTGCTTGGCAATATGGACTACAACTCCCTGGACTATTCCAGCCAATGCTG CGGTTGCAGTGAATGCCAAGCTTCAATATGCCATAGTTGAACTACAGTCACGTTCAGAAGATGTTTCTTTATCTGCcggaaacaaaaaacaaaggcTTGGGAGTCTTCTTAAGGAATCAAAGAAGCCTTTTCTTATTGTTGCATCAGATCTTGTGCTGCCATTAGAAGCAAAATGGGGAATGAAACTTGTCATTAAGAAAACACTATTAGGTTCAGATCTCGAGAACTGCAG GTATATCCATCCAATAGATAACAGAGAATGTCCGGTAGTTGTTGGAGGAGATTATATTACAACGGAAGCAGGAACTGGACTGGTCCATACTGCTCCTGGACATGGTCAGGAGGATTATGTGACTGGCCTGAAGTATGGACTGCCTGTACTTTCTCCTGTAGATGATGATGGAAAGTTTACTGAAGAAGCTGGACGGTTTAGCGGGCTTGATGTACTTGGTGATGGTAATGTTGCTGTTGCGAAATACTTGGATGAACGTTTGTCAATTATTATGGAAGAATCATATG AACATAAGTATCCTTATGACTGGCGAACAAAGAAGCCTACAATATTTAGGGCAACAGAACAGTGGTTTGCATCAGTTGAAGGATTTCGCCAAGCTGCTATGAGTGCAATTGGTGATGTAAAATGGATTCCCCCTCAG TCAGAAAACAGAATTTCTGCAATGACTTCTAGCCGGTCTGACTGGTGTATATCACGACAGAGGACATGGGGTGTGCCCATTCCAGTCTTTTATCATATGCAGTCAAAGGAACCTCTTATGAATGAAGAGACTATTAACCACATCAAGA CTATAATAGCCCAAAAGGGTAGTGATGCATGGTGGTACATGAAGGTAGAGGATCTTCTTCCTGAAAAATATCGGGAAAAAGCGTCAGATTATGAAAAGGGGACTGACACTATGGATGTCTGGTTTGACTCAG GCTCTTCTTGGGCTGCAGCCTTGGGTAAAAAAGACGGGCTTCGTTTTCCTGCAGACTTGTACCTTGAAGGTACTGATCAGCATCGTGGGTGGTTCCAAAGTTCCCTGTTAACAAGTGTTGCCACAAAAG GAAGGGCTCCATACACCAGTGTCATAACACATGGGTTTGTACTGGATGAGAAAGGTTTAAAGATGAGCAAATCTTTGGGTAATGTTGTGGATCCACATACTGTGATTGAAGGAGGAAAAAATCCAAAG GAAGCACCTAGTTATGGAGCTGATGTCTTGCGACTTTGGGTTTCTAGTGTTGATTATACAGGTGATGCTATGATTGGCCCTCAAGTCCTCCGTCAAATGTCTGATATTTATAGGAAGCTGCGTGGAACATTGAGATACCTTTTGGCGAATCTGCATGACTGGAGA GCTGATTATGCTGTTTCATACCACAATCTTCCTATCATTGATCAGCACGCGCTATTTCAGCTTGaaaactttcaaatgaacaTTAGGGAGAGCTATGAAAAATATCAGTTCTTTAAAATATTCCAG atcATGCAACGGTTTGTCATTGTTGACCTATCAAATTTCTATTTTGATGTGGCAAAAGATCGGCTTTATGTTGG GGGCACTGCAAGTTTTACTAGAAGAAGTTGTCAAACAGTTCTTGCAGCACATCTGCTTTCCATTGTGAGAGTACTTGCTCCCATATTGCCCCATTTGGCCGAGGATGTATGGCAAAACCTTCCCTTTCAGTATACCATGGAAGATGGTTCTGTTGCTGAATTTGTTTTTGAATCAAGATGGCCAACCCCGAATGAAACATGGCTTGCTTTTCCTGCCAAAGAAATTGACTTCTGGGCAAAAGTTCTCGAG CTGAGAACTGAGGTGAATAGAGTCCTGGAAGTTGCTCGTACCGAGAAATTGATTGGTTCCAGTTTAGATGCAAAAGTTTATCTCCAGGCTTCTGATGCTAGCCTGGCATCGAGATTGTGTGAGATGTGTGCAGCAAAAGATGATGCAGACACATTGCAGCGCATATTCATAACATCTCAG GCAGAGGTTCTTCCCTCCTTAGAGGATGAGCTTATTTCTCACATACCATTCAAAGGAGAGTGTCTCATTCAAGGGCAGATCAAGGTTTGGATTGGCGTTTCTCGTGCTGAGGGCTCAAAATGTGAAAGATGCTGGAATTTTTCACCTCAAGTTGGTTCTTTTCTGGAGCACCCCACCCTTTGTAGCCGCTGCTATAATGTTGTTGGTGTTCAACCACTTTCAGCAGTAGCAGTGACGAGCTGA